From a single Syntrophorhabdaceae bacterium genomic region:
- a CDS encoding PAC2 family protein: protein MFVRIGAFQLRDPVPECSESFVLVTLHPWIDVNNVGSLVLDELEAQFGAVELGRLSTPGHFYDFTRYRPTIHLEEGIRDLSIPNTAIRYARREGQSDLLLIRLLEPHAHAELYVSSVLKLLKTFKARKYILLGSMYDTVPHTRPLLVSGYGMGEKALEDVRRAGVLPITYNGPSSIANLITKKAAESGIETTVFIVSLPQYVVLEEDYMGKVRLMEILNMLYGIPVNKEDFDRGLKQRSLISKRVENSPEVTMLLPQLESIYDMRIKAMEEEGTPHLTPEMEEMFWKTMGKDIGKA from the coding sequence GTGTTCGTGAGAATAGGTGCCTTTCAATTACGCGACCCGGTTCCGGAGTGCAGTGAATCCTTTGTCCTGGTCACTCTCCACCCCTGGATAGACGTCAACAACGTCGGCAGCCTGGTCCTGGACGAATTGGAGGCGCAATTCGGGGCCGTAGAACTGGGAAGGTTGTCCACACCGGGTCACTTCTACGATTTCACACGGTACCGGCCTACTATCCACCTCGAAGAGGGCATCCGCGACCTCTCCATCCCCAATACCGCAATCCGCTATGCGAGAAGGGAAGGGCAGAGCGATCTTCTCCTGATCCGCCTCCTGGAGCCTCATGCCCATGCAGAGCTCTATGTCAGTTCTGTCCTGAAACTCCTCAAAACGTTCAAGGCGAGGAAATATATCCTCCTGGGAAGCATGTATGATACGGTACCCCACACCAGACCTTTACTCGTCAGCGGATATGGAATGGGAGAAAAGGCGCTTGAAGACGTGAGGAGGGCCGGGGTGCTGCCCATCACGTATAACGGTCCTTCGTCCATCGCGAACCTGATCACGAAAAAGGCGGCAGAGTCCGGGATTGAGACGACCGTATTCATCGTCTCCCTGCCGCAGTACGTTGTACTGGAAGAGGATTACATGGGGAAGGTGAGGCTTATGGAGATATTGAATATGCTTTATGGCATACCTGTTAATAAAGAGGATTTTGACAGGGGCCTTAAGCAGCGCAGCCTGATCAGTAAGAGGGTGGAGAACTCTCCTGAGGTTACCATGCTCCTGCCGCAGCTTGAAAGCATATATGACATGCGGATAAAGGCGATGGAGGAAGAGGGGACCCCGCACCTCACCCCCGAGATGGAAGAGATGTTCTGGAAGACGATGGGGAAGGATATAGGGAAGGCATAG